CTCTTCAGATTTTCCCATTCCATAAACATATGCAGTATCCCAAAGGTTTAATCCCAATTCCATTGATTTTTCATAGATGGGTTTTAAGTCTTCAATTTTATGTTCGTCTCCAAAAGTTCCATCATTACCCCATGCCCAAGCACCAAGGGCAATTTTTGGAAGATTATCTTTTAATGTCATGTTTAATTATCTCAATAAATGAATATAAAAAGTTAAAGTGACGGCTATGACACCTAAACATTAAAATAAGACAAAATAGAAACCTTTAAACCATATGACATATTTTGATTTTGAACTTACTCATTGCCCAGTTGAATTATCCCTCGACATAATCAATAGAAAATGGGTTTTGCAAATTATTTGCGACATGTTCTTTGGAAAAACCCGATTTAGCGAATTTCAAAAGGAAAGACCTGAAATGTCAAACAAGGCATTGTCCAGAAGCTTGAAATTCATGGAAGAACAGGGATTGATTAAAAAAGAGGGTGATGAATATTTCCTAACCGATAAAGGGAAATCCCTAAATAAAGTAATTTATGATTTGGTTGAATTTACTTTAGACAATAACAAAGAATTATACGATGAAAAAACTATTTTAAAGGCAAAGGAAGGATTCAGAAAACAGTTGCTGGACTAATCATCCTAATTCACCAGATATTTAACATCATCAAATATAAAAAAATTAAGAGAGGTTTAATCCTCTCATTTAAATGATTATTTTTGCTTTTTTGGTTACTTTGTTGAAGTATTTGTTTCCATTGTAGGTAATTTAACATCAATAATGCTATTAATAAGCAAAATAGTTTCTGACATAATTTCCTCATTATTTTCAGTACAACAATATACCCTCGCCATATTTATTTTACATGATGTATGCATATTTCTAAAAAAACAAATGCTTTTTAAACAAGGTTTAATTAATTTAAATTTTATAATATTATATAACAATTCTTTTAGTGTTGTGTTTAAAATGGGTTTTTTTGATAATGTTAAAAAAGCATTTGGATTGGAAGAAAAAGATGATGTGGAATCTCCCAATAATGATAATATAAAGAATAAAGATGAATTGGCAGAAAATAAAGAAAAAAAAGAAATTCATCATATGCATTCTGAAGAATCTGTTTTAAAAGACAGGAAAACAGATGAACAGACAGGGATTAGAAACTTCAGATATTTGGATGAGTTGATTCATAGTGGAGTAAAAGAGATTGTTCTAGATTCAGATATTGTATTAGGTGAAGATGAAAAATTTCAATATTTGAATGGAATTAAAGTGGATGTAGATGATTTAGCTATTGACGGAAACGGTCATACAATAGACTCACGGAAATCAACAAGAATATTTTACTGCACCGGAAAGAACGTTACTATTAAAAACATTATTTTAAAAAACGGACACATTGACTACAATAGCGAATCCCCTAGAAGTGAAGGCGGATTAATTAAAATTGAAGATAGAGAATTAGAAATTTCAGGTTCCAAATTAACTGACAGCTCAGCAAAATTGGGCGGAGCAATTTTCAATGAAGGCAATCTCCATATTAAAGATTCTATCTTATCAAACAATTATTCTGAACACAGCGGAGGCACTGTTGAAAACGAAGAGGAAAAAAACCTGGAAGTGCACACTTCAAAAGAAAACACCAAAGAAGAAAACATTCCAAATCCTGAAAATTATTCACTTCAAGTAGCAAATGACCTCGATACCTTTGAAAAGTTAATTGAAGATAATTTTAAAAATATTGAACTTGATTCCGATTTGACAATAGGAGAAATGGAAATCAATGCAGACAACCTTACAATTGACGGAAAGGGGCACACCATATACGGCAGAGGTTCCAAGGGAATACTGGAAATTGCCGGCAAAAATATCACATTTAAAAATACCATATTCGAAGGAGGCCTATGGGGAGGTAACGGCCAAAAAGAAGAAAAAAACAGGGAAAGAAGAGGTAAAATGGATGATATAGACTATATTTATCATGG
This is a stretch of genomic DNA from Methanobrevibacter millerae. It encodes these proteins:
- a CDS encoding winged helix-turn-helix transcriptional regulator, with translation MTYFDFELTHCPVELSLDIINRKWVLQIICDMFFGKTRFSEFQKERPEMSNKALSRSLKFMEEQGLIKKEGDEYFLTDKGKSLNKVIYDLVEFTLDNNKELYDEKTILKAKEGFRKQLLD